A genome region from Leifsonia sp. Root112D2 includes the following:
- a CDS encoding aldo/keto reductase → MQYRTLGRTGVQVSSLALGAMNFGKLGGTSQNEVTALVDAALDGGINLINTADVYSQGQSEEMVGQAIAGRRDDIVLATTAGLPMSDKPGYQGSSRRWLVTELDNSLRRLGVDHIDLYQIHRWDPTSSDEETLSALTDLQRAGKIRYFGTSTFPAYRLVEAQWAAREHHLGRYVTEQPSYSILQRGIETHVLPVAEQYGLGVLVWSPLASGWLSGAIREGQAITTNRSAFMPQRFDTSIPSNRARMDAIEQLATVANDAGLTMIQLALGFVTAHPAVTSALIGPRTIDHLHSQLAAADTVLSAEVLDAIDAIVAPGVDLASQEKNDTPPALLNPSARRR, encoded by the coding sequence ATGCAATACCGCACTCTAGGCCGCACCGGTGTGCAGGTCAGCTCTCTCGCGCTCGGCGCAATGAACTTCGGCAAGCTCGGAGGCACCAGCCAGAACGAGGTCACCGCCCTCGTCGACGCCGCCCTCGACGGGGGGATCAACCTCATTAATACCGCTGACGTATACAGCCAGGGCCAGTCGGAGGAGATGGTCGGCCAGGCTATCGCCGGTCGACGCGACGACATCGTGCTCGCCACGACCGCTGGCCTGCCGATGAGCGACAAGCCGGGCTATCAGGGCAGCTCGCGACGCTGGCTGGTCACCGAGCTGGACAACAGTCTTCGCCGCCTCGGCGTCGACCACATCGATCTCTACCAGATTCACCGGTGGGACCCAACGAGCAGTGACGAGGAAACCCTGTCGGCGCTGACCGATCTGCAGCGTGCGGGAAAGATCCGCTACTTCGGCACCTCGACCTTTCCCGCTTACCGCCTCGTCGAAGCCCAGTGGGCCGCCCGCGAGCACCACCTGGGCCGTTACGTCACCGAACAACCAAGCTATTCAATCCTGCAACGCGGAATCGAGACCCACGTTCTTCCCGTGGCCGAGCAGTATGGGCTCGGCGTGCTGGTGTGGAGTCCGCTGGCCTCGGGCTGGCTGTCGGGCGCGATCCGTGAGGGCCAGGCGATCACCACCAACCGCTCCGCGTTCATGCCGCAACGCTTCGACACATCGATCCCATCCAACCGGGCCAGAATGGACGCCATCGAACAGCTCGCCACGGTCGCCAATGACGCCGGTCTGACGATGATCCAGCTAGCGCTCGGCTTCGTCACCGCACACCCTGCCGTCACCAGCGCCCTCATCGGCCCGCGCACCATTGATCACCTGCACAGTCAATTGGCCGCAGCCGACACCGTACTCAGCGCCGAGGTTCTCGACGCGATCGATGCAATCGTCGCGCCCGGCGTCGACTTGGCATCACAAGAGAAGAACGATACGCCGCCAGCGCTGCTCAACCCGTCAGCGCGACGCCGCTGA